In Rissa tridactyla isolate bRisTri1 chromosome 5, bRisTri1.patW.cur.20221130, whole genome shotgun sequence, the sequence tttgcacacaccccccgcctccccctgccccagagcagcagtCCTGAGCGGGATAATAAACCCCCAGCTATTCATTTTTTGGGGGAGGAATATgggcttttgggtttgttttttttttttctgcgggTGGGCACCACCTGAGGCGCCGCTgggtgggggcgggagggaggccCGCCACCTCCCTGGCAAATACACAGCTTTTCATTGCATTAAGCGGGTGTTTTACGTTGAGGCTTGGGTAGTTTCTCCTTTAGAGGGGGATTTCCCCCTCTCTAATTCTTCACGGACTTTTCCTGCCGAAAATAGGACACCGGAGAGAGGGGAAACCTCGTATATGGGGAGTTTTATGTATGTACCTTACGTCTCCTGTCATTTGGCATCATATACATGCACCTTCCCGAAGCATCCAAGCGGAGGCGGGGGGGCAAACAGAGAGGTACCCTGAAGCACCCAGACACCCATTATCCCGATTTTCGTTCCAAACCAGCCGGACGGGTGGCCGTTCATCAGCCATAGTCACAAAAGAGAGCGAATATTTGTGTTTACACCCAAACAGCCCGTTCTCCTGGGGTTTCCTCCCCAAGCGCAGCGTCGTCAAACCCTCCTGCGATCTCTGGTGGCCCTGAATCCTCCCCCGGTAGCCACCCCACGCCATTCTTCCTGGTTTTATTATTCCCCCGGTCTAAAAACACCGGTCTGTCTGCCCATGGGAAGCCACCCGGGAGGAGCCAGTTTCTTCAGCAAACACCACAAACCCCGGGGCAAATTTTGctagacatttattttttcagcagcCGGGGGCCACGATGCCCGTCGACTGCCTTCCTCAGGCTGGCTAAGTAAGCTGCTCCTGACCCCCGTGGCTCCGCGGTCCGCTTGGGTGGGAGTCAGCCTGACCCAACGCCAGCGGAACGCGGTGACTGCGGAGCAGGGCCACCGTCGCCTCGCCGTGTCCCCACCCCATCACCGccctggggggggaggggagtttGCTGTGCTTGCCCCCCAAAAGCGATGCCTCCTTCCTCGCACGGGGGCTGGGAGGACCATTCCCCATCCATCACGGGTAGGAAGACCCTTCCCGAGGTCCCCCCAAGCGGCGCATCCCCGTTTTGCTGAGTTAATGATTAAAATTGGTCCGATTTTGGAGGCGCCGGCGGCCAGGCTGTGGCGGGCAGGCCAAGGATGCTCGCCCTCTGCCCTGCCGCCGGGATTAATCATTCACCCGGCCGTGGGCACGACGTCCCTATAAACGCTGGGATGGGTCTCCCGGCACCGATTCTCGTCAGGAGGAGGGAAACCAGCCCCGAGATGAGGCCAGCTCTcggcctgctgctgcttttggccACCACGCATGCCATGCACCGAGGTAAGGGCATTTCTCCCGCCCCGGGGGCTTTGACGTCCCCTGGGGAACAAGGGGGACAAGGTGAGGGGGGCTGGTCCAGCAGCTCCAACATTTTTTTGGTGGCCTCCCCTCTCCTCAACCGGCTGCCAAATCGCCGGGCAGGAatcagagggagggaagggaaggtgagGGGTGATGGTTTGGTACCCAGGACACCCCTTGGGGtgatgctggaggagctgggatggagggaggaggagaggacggCATCGCAGGGCCCGGCTTCTTCCCCCAACAAgggaaaaatgagattttctgAGCCCCTTCACAAGCACTGTTTCACTTTCCCACCGTTTTCCACCCCAGGGGGTGGAAAGGATGCTCCGTGCCCCCCCTTTCCTGCCTTCACAGCTCCACAGGGAACCCTCCCCCTGCCAAAAAAAGACTCAAAACCCTCCAAACTTAACTTCTCCTGTACCGCtttatggaaatgaaaagaaatgcgACAAGTTGGCGCTTAACGGCAGGACTGGCAGCCGCTCTTCCTGCGAGGAAAGAGCCTTTTACCAGCGCTTCCCCTTTTTTCCAGCCTGGCAaaagccaccccccccagctcccttccTTTCCCACCGGAGCAATGTGACCTTCGGTGTAACGGCGCATAACCCTTTGTTTTTGGGGGGATGACCCCGCTCCGTACTCTTCATACCAGTAAATACACCAGTATCAGTATTTACCTTGCCGGTACCAAAGTCTAACCAATGTGGTTTGTAGCAAAAATCGATAGCATTTTTCCCGGGATGAGGGAGTCGCCGGGGATGCCTCTGCCGCTGGGGGCTCCTGCCCTCCACGGTCCCATCTCCAAGAGCTCCCAGCCCTTGTGGCTTCCAAATCCCGCCAGAAAAACAAGCAGCACCCATTTAAAATGTGGCAAAAAGTCCGTTTGGACAAGGTTTTTCGCCTGCCCCTtgcagggggcaggggggacacagcATCCTTCGCTGGTCTGCAGCACCGTGCCGGCGTCTCCCCCCAGGAATCACCACCGGGTCCCacttgagaaaagaaggaaaggtgttaaaaaaaaaaaaaaataacaatcctCAAATGAATAAAGCCGGAGCCCCGCAGGCTTCAGACGGCATGCTGTGGTGGCGTGGCATCCCTCCTTCCCGCGCTGCCGGGGAGGGAAGCACGGCGCCAGAGCGAAATAGGGAATTAAGCAGGAACAGACCGTTGCCCAAATTATCATTTTCCCCGACAAAAAGCAAAAGACCTTAGTTATTTTCcgtagtttttttgttttgttttgttttgttttgttttctccatgctgttttggtttttttttcctctgcaaggaGCAAGGTTGCTGGCAATTGCCACCCGAAGGGAGGTGGCACTGCCGGCGTTCTCCCACCACCgggtcccaccaccccagagAGCCAAAGCCCAAATCCTGCTCACAAAAATCCTCCTTTTTCTGCCCTTACAGGTAAAGCTTATGTCCGGGACAAAGTCTGCCAGGAGTTCAAGATCCTGGGGAAGGAGAACTTCCGAACCCTGTAGGTACCTCCTGCCGTGTTTGCCTTCCCAGGACACTCGGTACCTAAgccaagaccaaaaaaaaacccccaaaattaaataaaaataatactagaAAGGAGATTTATTCACTCCCTGCAGATGAGGACCCTGATTGCTCTGAACAGGAGAAAAGTTTGCTTTGTTGTTGAATGGCTCAAAACCAATTAGGTGCCTAAATAATTAGGAATTATTTAACAGAGCTGGCGCAGGATCCTCTGGGAaagggcagcccccagcctgaGACCCCCCTCCAGGTCTTTCCTGGCTGTTTTCCGAGGAATACGCTGCTATTTCTTGCTCTTCCTCTCCAGCTGATGGGGTTAAAGCCATCAGAACGATGCTGCAAcgtgatttaattatttttttaagagaaacatgCCTGCCAACTCACCCTCTCCTTGCTCCCTGCTCCCAGGACCATCATTGCCAACAGCAGGAAATACTCCAACGCCACCTTTGAGGAGATCTCCCACCTCGTCCGCGAAATCGTCTCCTTGGCCGAAACCTGCTGCACCGAAAGTGCCGACCCCTCCTGCTACGATGCCGGGGTGAGCCTGACCCAAACCTGGCGATGGAACCCCTCCCGAAACCGGGGTTCGGGAGGGGATGGGAAGAGGACGGGACTTCTCCCCGGCACGTAACCTCCTCTCCATCCCGCCAGTCCTCAGCTCTGTCGGCCAAATCCTGCGGTGGCAGCTCGCCCTTCCCGTCCCACCCCGGCACGGCCGGCTGCTGCGcccaggaggggctggagcagaagcTGTGCCTGGCCGCCCTGCGACActccccccagcagctgccccgCTACCTCCAGCCCTCCAACGAGGAGCTCTGCCAGGCCTTCCAGAAGGACCCCAAGGACTTCGCGGACAGGTAGGGCGGGGTGGGGACAAGCCCTCCGGATGCACCCCCAGCACCGgcgggcagcagggtgagggggggatcctgcccctctactcggctccagggagacccccctgcagtgctgtctccagcgctggggcaccaacagcagaaggacacggagctgttggagtggggccagaggaggccccggagatgctgggagggctggagcccctctgctgtgaggacaggctgagagagctgggggggttcagcctggagaagagaaggctccggggagaccttcgagccccttcccgtccctcaaggggctccaggaaagctggggagggactctggagcagggaggggagccatgggacgagggcgaacggctttaaactggaggagagaagattttgattaaaaatcaggaaggaattgtttgctgtgagggtggtgagcccctggcccaggttgcccagagaagctgtggctgccccatccctggaggggttcaaggccaggtcggacggggcttggagcaacctgggctggtgggaggtgtccctgcccagggcagggggtggcactgggtgggctttacggtcccttcccgcccaaaccattctgtgattctatgataatgccCATTTGAGCCCAGGAGCGGGCTGGTGCCACCCAACACCTGGGTGCCCACCAAGCAAACCTCTCCCAGTCTCATCCCTCTGCTTTCGGTGGCCATGGGGCTACCGGTCCAACAGAATAAAACATCAGGGTGTCCTGCACTTGCACAAGTGCCAGGAACAGGATCTTACCAAAGGGATGAGGGTTGCCGTCGCCTGTGCAAGTGGCTGGAGAGGGGCCACCATTGCTTGGTGCAATGGAGAGGGCATGCCATCCCCGGGGAGCACTAACACCCCCAAGCCCCCAcatctcctgcagcccagcacctgATGCCGCGGTGCCGGGTCTCCTCAACCTACTGCTGCCGCAGGTTTCTACACGAGTACTCCAGCAGCTACGGCCAAGCACCCCTGCCCGTGCTCCTGGGATCCACCACCACCTTCCTCTCCATGGTCTCCACCTGCTGCATCTCCCCCGCGCCCACCGCCTGCTTCCTGAAGGAGGTGAGACCCTTCGGACCCCCcggcttgtccccatccctgctccctgcgGAGCCGGGCGAGCACCGTGCCGATGGGCCGGggaggggtggcagggaagggctTCTGTTTCCCTCGGAGGACACCTCTGTCATCTTTTCTTGTGTGGcagaaactggaaaggaaaaccCTTTCCCTCCTCACCCTGATGTCAAACCGGGTGTGCTCCCGCTTCGCGGCGTACGGGAAGGACAAAGTCACCGTAAGGTAAAAGGGGGAGGAATGGCCCTTTCTCTCCACGGTCAACGAGCCCGTTCCCATTTCCAGCTGCGGAGCCCATTGGCAGGCAGCGTTCCCAAAGACAAGTTCGGATCAAGGCGTAAAACCAAGCGTGCTGCAGCATCCCCTATAGCGCAGGGGCAGAGCGAGCCCCATGGCTCACCaccatctccccctgcccccccgctgCTGCGCCCCTGTGAGGCAAAACCCCCCGTTTGGGGCAGTTCAAGGGGAAATTGGAGCTGagctccccgcgccccccgcaACGCCCCGTTGCCCTCACAGCTACCTGGCCTCGCTGGCTCAGAAGATGCCCAGCGCGTCCTTCGAGGACCTTTTCCCCCTGGCAGAAGACGCTGCCGAGGTCTTTTCCCAGTGCTGCGACTCGGTGGATGAGGACTGCATGCCCAAGAAGGTAGGGGGGGGGGCCAGGAGgcccaccccaaaacccacctcCCGAGCCGCAAGCCAAGGGGTTCCCATCCCGGGAATGTGCCGAGCCCCGGCGCGACCCTCCACTCCCTTCTTCGCAGTTATCGGAGCACACGGCCAAAGCCTGCGACGCGCTGGGGCCCCGGGACAAAAGGTTTGCCACCTGCTGCCAGGGGAAAAACCTGGTGCAGAACTATTTCTGCATCTCTGCCTTGCCACCGGCGCCCGCCCCCACGCTGCCGCCGGCCCCGAAGCCCACCGACGGGCAGCTCTGCGGTGAGGAGGGGGCTCGCCGTGCCAAGAGGTGAGTGGAACCCGCAGCGGATGAGCTGACACCCCCCCAACCACCCTTTTCTTCGTTATACGGTTTGGTTATTGTTAGGAGAACCGGGGGGAGCATCCTCTCTTCCTTCCACTCTCACCCCCCGCCCGGGGGCTGCACAAAGATGCGCCCGTCCCACGTTGAGTGGGTCATCGAGATATAGGACGGCTCGTACCGAAAATGGATGACTGCAGCTTGGCATCTGCAGGAGAGGATGGAAACACCTTCCTGTGGAACGCACAGGCCGGAGAAAAACTTTTTAAACCTCACAGACACCCTGGAGGCGttctaaggccaggctggacgcggctcggagcaacctggtctggcgggaggtgtccctgcccagggcagggggtggaatgagatgagctttaaggtcccttcccgcCCAAACCATCCTGCGATGCAATGATTTTAGGGCACACACGCGAAATTACGGCTACGACACCTTTTTCTGCGTCAGGTCCTtccgaagaaaaaaaataaataaattgatgtTTAAGTGGTAAAAACTCACACAACTCCAAACAGTAATAAAAACTAATTCAACGacgtgttttttcccctctccaggtACCTGTTTGAGCTGGCCCGGAGGCACACTACCATCCCTGACGCCGTCCTCGGCAAGCTATACGACGCCTCCGAAAAAGCCAGGGGGGAGTGCTGCTCTGCCAAGGACCCCCACGCCTGCCTGGACAGCAAGGTGAGGGGCAGGGATGGCTCCCTTGGCTCGccctggtgtgtcccccccctaaAAAATCCCCCCCGCAGAGGCTTTTCCCAGCCTGGTGACAGCCACCCTCTGCCAACCCAGCGCCTGCGGATGGGAGAAGAGCTGCCCCCCTTCCTGGAAAAGGCCGAGCAGCTCTGCGGGCAGTACACCCAGTTGAATTTCCTCGACTTCAAGAAGAGgtgagctttttttccccccttactcCCCACCACCAAAACCGGGTCGGCGGGTGCAATTGGCCAAAATTTCGAGGATGTGCATTCTTGAGCCTCAATAGCAGCGAAAGGGGCGCAAAACGCACCCCTTGCAGGGCGTCCAACCCTGTTCGGCGTGtgctcctccccccccccgcaaaaaaaaaaaatgccatatgGGTATTTAACGACCCCGAATCCCTGCTAAAACCCACGCCACAGGCTGCGGGAGAGCTTGGCACGGACGATGGCGGACGCCAGCCCcgagctgctggggcagctggTGGAGCAGCGAGCCGACTTCGCCTCCACCTGCTGCCCCCCAAACTCACCCCCCCTCTACTGTGCCGACAAGGTAAAGCCctatcccccccccctcctcaccTTGCCCCCATCACACCATCtccagccccggcgctgcccctcGGCTCCTTTCCAccaccccccctcctttttttcaggtGAGCTCGGAGCTGGGGGAGGCGTGCGACGGGGGGTCCTGCCTGCTGGGATAAACACAGGCGAACGGCTGCGGGTCCGGCCACGCCGGCATCGGGGACCACTTCTCCGGCCGTGCACGGATGGAGGGGGGGAGTTATGGGGCTGGGgaaaaggctgacggccgcagggaAGCGGGAGATCAAAAGGAGATGGAGGATGCCCGGCAGATGGCTGCTGGTCCTCCCGCTGGGAGAGGAAGGTGCCACTGAGCATTCCTGATGTATTCCTGCAGCCGCAATAAAGACTTCAAAAAGCACCCTCGCTGCTGCCGACAAGGCTTTTCGCACCCCCGGGCCGGcggggagggatgggaaggggcaCGGCCCCAGCTCTGCGTGCGGGAGGAGGTCCCAGCTCCGGTCCTGGGAGCTAATGGCCTAAAAGAATTAAGAAACACCACCGAAAACACTCATCAAGTGCTCCCAAAGAGGGGTGTCGGCGGGTATTTGGATATCCAGCTAGCTGGAGGCATGAGCCCACTACCTGCGATGGGGCCTCcgggctcccctgcagccccatttcccccctctgcaccccaaaacccccctcccctgccccctagACCC encodes:
- the GC gene encoding vitamin D-binding protein, giving the protein MGLPAPILVRRRETSPEMRPALGLLLLLATTHAMHRGKAYVRDKVCQEFKILGKENFRTLTIIANSRKYSNATFEEISHLVREIVSLAETCCTESADPSCYDAGSSALSAKSCGGSSPFPSHPGTAGCCAQEGLEQKLCLAALRHSPQQLPRYLQPSNEELCQAFQKDPKDFADRFLHEYSSSYGQAPLPVLLGSTTTFLSMVSTCCISPAPTACFLKEKLERKTLSLLTLMSNRVCSRFAAYGKDKVTVSYLASLAQKMPSASFEDLFPLAEDAAEVFSQCCDSVDEDCMPKKLSEHTAKACDALGPRDKRFATCCQGKNLVQNYFCISALPPAPAPTLPPAPKPTDGQLCGEEGARRAKRYLFELARRHTTIPDAVLGKLYDASEKARGECCSAKDPHACLDSKRLRMGEELPPFLEKAEQLCGQYTQLNFLDFKKRLRESLARTMADASPELLGQLVEQRADFASTCCPPNSPPLYCADKVSSELGEACDGGSCLLG